A genomic window from Hominilimicola fabiformis includes:
- a CDS encoding phosphoribosylformylglycinamidine synthase — MENVRRIYVEKKNGFDVEAKGVLADLKENLSLKGLKDVRIINRYDVSGVSDEEYQKARNLIFSEPPVDNAYDEEIEISEGKVFAVEFLPGQFDQRAASAEECISILTEKERPTVRSAKVYVLIGDISDEETEAVKNYVINPVEAREASLEKPTSLVMETVVPDDVATVDGFTEMDESKMEEFLSKMGFAMDMDDLAFCQKYFKDTEKRNPTITELRMIDTYWSDHCRHTTFSTKINDVKINNGKYADVIKAAYDEYKAAKADLYAPDRDTCLMNMATIIVKQLKKQGLLKEIDESEEINACSIVVDVDVNGKDEPWLIMFKNETHNHPTEIEPFGGAATCLGGAIRDPLSGRSYVYQAMRVTGSGDPRVSLKDTHAGKLMQRKITTGASAGYSSYGNQIGLATGQVQEIYDEGYVAKRMEIGAVIGAAPKKNVIREVPSKGDVIILLGGRTGRDGIGGATGSSKAHNEESVVTCGSEVQKGNPPVERKIQRLFRDEKVTTLIKRCNDFGAGGVSVAIGELADGLVIDLDKVPKKYEGLDGTELAISESQERMAVVVRAEDSDKFIEYSNNENLEATKVAYVTDENRLVMNWRGKTICDISRDFLNTNGATKNTDIEVVLPDTENSFFKQEVVTDVKAKWLETLSDLNVCSQKGLCEKFDSTIGANSVLMPFGGKYQLTPSDGMAAKVPVLGGETNTATVMTFGYNPKLSSWSQYHGSIYAIVESVSKAVALGADYKKIYLTFQEYFERLGTDPKRWGKPFASLLGAYKTQLALGIAAIGGKDSMSGSFNDLDVPPTLTSFAVAPVKADKVISQEIKKAGSKLVMFTVKRDENDLPKFDELKKMYDTVHKLILDGKVLSASVVKGFGLVETVSKMAFGNMIGVEFDKNLTNDMLFYAPLGSIVLEVEEEIDGAVTVGTTGSDSFTVGGVNIPLSEAVEVWKKPLEKVFPTKAGHFTSEPETFSYDKRNITVATEKFVKPRVFIPVFPGTNCEYDTARAFENAGAVADVFVVRNLTGDDVVYSMKEMQKRINNSQIVMIPGGFSGGDEPEGSGKFIATAFRNPLVKDAVMNMLKNRDGLMLGICNGFQALIKLGLVPYGEIRDLDSNSPTLTFNTIGRHVSCMARTRIASNKSPWLANVNTGDVHTIALSHGEGRFIASEEQVKELAANGQIATQYVNLEDKATYDIDWNPNGSVYAIEGITSPDGRVLGKMGHSERIGKNVSFNVPGNKDQKLFEAGVKYFK; from the coding sequence ATGGAAAACGTAAGAAGAATTTATGTTGAAAAGAAAAACGGATTTGACGTTGAGGCAAAGGGTGTACTTGCCGATCTTAAAGAAAACCTTTCTTTAAAAGGTCTTAAAGACGTCAGAATTATTAACAGATATGATGTTTCGGGCGTAAGTGATGAGGAATATCAAAAGGCGAGAAATCTTATTTTCTCAGAACCTCCTGTTGATAATGCTTATGATGAAGAAATTGAAATCAGTGAGGGCAAAGTGTTTGCGGTTGAATTTTTACCGGGACAGTTTGACCAGAGAGCCGCATCGGCTGAAGAATGTATTTCAATTCTTACGGAAAAGGAACGTCCGACTGTAAGAAGTGCAAAGGTATATGTTCTTATCGGCGATATTTCAGATGAAGAAACAGAGGCTGTTAAAAATTACGTTATAAACCCTGTTGAGGCAAGAGAGGCGAGTCTTGAAAAGCCGACTTCGCTTGTTATGGAAACAGTTGTTCCCGATGACGTTGCGACAGTTGACGGCTTTACCGAAATGGACGAGAGCAAAATGGAAGAGTTTCTTTCAAAGATGGGCTTTGCAATGGATATGGACGACCTTGCATTCTGTCAGAAGTATTTTAAGGATACGGAAAAGCGTAATCCTACAATTACAGAACTTCGTATGATTGATACATATTGGTCTGACCACTGCCGTCATACTACGTTTTCCACTAAGATAAATGATGTTAAGATAAATAACGGCAAATATGCCGATGTCATTAAGGCTGCATATGATGAATATAAGGCTGCAAAAGCTGATTTGTATGCACCTGACAGAGATACTTGCCTTATGAATATGGCAACAATCATAGTTAAGCAGCTTAAAAAGCAAGGTCTTTTAAAAGAAATTGATGAATCGGAAGAAATCAATGCTTGTTCAATCGTTGTTGATGTTGACGTAAACGGCAAGGACGAGCCATGGCTAATTATGTTTAAAAACGAAACTCATAACCACCCGACAGAAATCGAGCCTTTTGGCGGTGCGGCAACTTGTCTTGGCGGTGCTATTCGTGACCCGCTTTCAGGAAGAAGTTATGTATATCAGGCTATGCGTGTAACCGGTAGCGGTGATCCGAGAGTATCACTAAAGGATACACATGCCGGAAAGCTTATGCAGAGAAAGATTACAACAGGTGCGTCGGCAGGTTACAGCTCATACGGTAACCAAATCGGTCTTGCAACAGGACAGGTTCAGGAAATATATGATGAAGGCTACGTTGCAAAGAGAATGGAAATCGGTGCGGTTATAGGTGCGGCACCAAAGAAGAACGTTATTCGTGAAGTGCCGTCAAAGGGCGACGTTATCATTCTTCTCGGAGGAAGAACAGGTCGTGACGGTATCGGCGGTGCAACAGGTTCTTCAAAGGCGCATAATGAAGAAAGCGTTGTTACTTGCGGAAGTGAAGTACAAAAAGGTAATCCGCCTGTTGAAAGAAAAATTCAAAGACTTTTCAGAGATGAAAAGGTTACCACACTTATAAAGAGATGTAACGACTTTGGTGCAGGCGGTGTATCGGTTGCTATCGGTGAGCTTGCGGACGGACTTGTTATTGACCTTGACAAAGTTCCTAAAAAGTATGAGGGACTTGACGGAACCGAACTTGCAATCAGCGAATCGCAGGAAAGAATGGCTGTTGTTGTAAGAGCGGAGGACTCAGATAAGTTTATAGAATATTCAAATAACGAAAATCTTGAGGCAACAAAGGTTGCATATGTCACAGACGAGAACAGACTTGTTATGAACTGGAGAGGTAAGACAATCTGCGATATTTCAAGAGATTTTCTTAACACAAACGGTGCAACCAAGAATACGGATATTGAAGTTGTACTTCCTGATACTGAAAACAGTTTCTTTAAGCAAGAAGTTGTTACTGACGTAAAGGCAAAGTGGCTTGAAACACTTTCAGATCTAAATGTATGCTCACAAAAGGGACTATGTGAAAAGTTTGACTCAACAATCGGTGCAAACAGTGTACTTATGCCGTTCGGAGGTAAGTATCAGCTTACTCCGTCAGACGGTATGGCTGCAAAAGTTCCTGTACTTGGCGGCGAAACAAATACGGCAACTGTTATGACATTCGGTTATAATCCGAAACTTTCAAGCTGGAGCCAATATCACGGTTCAATATATGCAATCGTTGAATCTGTTTCAAAAGCGGTTGCGTTGGGTGCTGATTATAAGAAGATTTATCTTACGTTCCAAGAGTACTTTGAAAGACTTGGAACTGATCCTAAGCGTTGGGGCAAGCCTTTTGCTTCATTGCTTGGCGCATATAAGACACAGCTTGCATTAGGCATTGCGGCAATCGGCGGTAAAGACTCAATGAGCGGTTCGTTCAACGACCTTGACGTACCTCCGACACTTACATCATTCGCCGTTGCACCTGTAAAGGCTGATAAGGTTATTTCACAGGAAATCAAGAAAGCAGGCTCAAAGCTTGTTATGTTCACAGTTAAACGTGACGAAAACGATTTACCTAAGTTTGACGAATTGAAGAAAATGTATGACACAGTTCATAAGCTTATTCTTGACGGCAAAGTATTGTCGGCAAGCGTTGTTAAGGGATTCGGTCTTGTTGAAACTGTTTCAAAAATGGCATTCGGTAATATGATCGGTGTTGAATTTGACAAGAACCTTACAAATGATATGCTATTCTATGCACCGCTTGGCTCAATCGTACTTGAAGTTGAAGAAGAAATTGACGGTGCCGTAACAGTCGGTACAACAGGCTCTGACTCATTTACGGTAGGCGGAGTAAATATTCCGCTTAGCGAGGCGGTTGAAGTATGGAAAAAACCGCTTGAAAAGGTATTCCCTACAAAAGCAGGTCACTTTACAAGTGAGCCTGAAACATTCAGCTATGATAAGAGAAATATAACTGTTGCAACAGAAAAATTTGTGAAACCGAGAGTATTTATTCCTGTATTCCCGGGTACAAACTGCGAATACGATACTGCAAGAGCATTTGAAAACGCAGGTGCTGTGGCAGATGTATTTGTTGTAAGAAACCTTACGGGTGACGACGTTGTTTACTCAATGAAAGAAATGCAAAAGAGAATAAACAATTCTCAAATCGTAATGATTCCGGGCGGTTTCTCAGGCGGTGACGAACCTGAGGGCAGCGGTAAATTTATCGCAACCGCATTCAGAAATCCGCTTGTTAAAGACGCGGTTATGAATATGCTTAAAAACCGTGACGGTCTAATGCTTGGTATCTGTAACGGTTTCCAGGCACTTATAAAGCTTGGTCTTGTACCTTACGGAGAAATTCGTGACCTTGACAGTAATTCACCGACACTTACATTTAACACAATCGGCAGACACGTTTCTTGTATGGCAAGAACAAGAATTGCGTCAAACAAGTCACCATGGCTTGCAAATGTGAATACAGGTGATGTTCATACAATCGCACTTTCACACGGTGAAGGTAGATTTATCGCGTCGGAAGAACAGGTTAAGGAACTTGCGGCAAACGGACAGATTGCAACTCAATATGTAAACCTTGAAGATAAGGCAACATATGATATTGACTGGAATCCAAACGGTTCGGTATATGCTATTGAGGGTATAACAAGTCCTGACGGCAGAGTGCTTGGTAAAATGGGACACAGTGAACGTATCGGTAAGAACGTATCGTTTAATGTTCCCGGTAACAAAGACCAAAAGCTGTTTGAGGCAGGCGTTAAATATTTTAAATAA
- a CDS encoding PolC-type DNA polymerase III translates to MKPKIGVVFPKITDKDIADLEIEKIRVSKNRRKIGILLGSDTSAYQQAKVESEVKKACNLTEVIVRVDNRIKQQDKNVMIYEVEPGHEGTMQSASSGPKIKGKANVSDMLYGRPINDDIISIHSINDNSGRVVFSGKVFFVEDRDIKSKKTGKEFHLITMDITDNEDSISAKMFVTKTEDDEPFNKLFSKLKKGVKGGGIYIVARGKAQFDQYAGETIVMINDIAEIEKPPVRMDEASEKRVELHLHTQMSAMDAVSSVNDLINRAIYWGHKAIAVTDHGVVQSFPDAMKASNFNEKIKILYGVEGYLIDDSKKIVYNAENQNIDSPFVVFDIETTGLHNDKNNITEIGAVKVVNGQIVDKWSTFVNPCQPIPENIVELTGITDSMVADAPKIEEILGEFFEFCKDCILVAHNAAFDIGFIKKAAERHNFEFNFCYLDTLMLARCMYPELPNFKLDTLTKHLHVILENHHRAVDDAKATADVFVKMIEKLREEDKTELKTFNDIFDLRSASKKNKAYHIIILAKNQIGLRHIYEMISESHLKYFFRTPRIPRSLLEEKREGLILGSACEAGELFRAMIDGDSDEELKEIVDFYDYLEIQPIGNNAYMKTDPKHPMVNTDEDLQNLNRHIVALGEKYNKPVVATCDVHFMDMEGADYRKILMNYKGFSDADNQAPLYFRTTEEMLKEFEYLGKEKAYEVVVKNTNLVADMIEDVRPIPAKKCPPVIEGAKEGIINDSTTRAKEIYGDPLPEIVQKRLDKELHSITTYGFSVMYRIAQELVRHSLADGYLVGSRGSVGSSLVAYLSDITEVNSLQGHYICPNCKNVEFIESEIGLSGCDLPDKVCPKCGTKYRKDGHDIPFETFLGFKGDKEPDIDLNFSGVYQPVIHKYTETFFGKGKVFKAGTIGTVAEKTAFGYVKKYCEERNLVMRNAEMKRLAKGCEGVKRTSGQHPGGIIVVPFENDIHEFCPVQHPADDPNSDIITTHFDYHKIDQNLLKLDELGHDDPTVIRMLEDITGLHARDIPIGDPETMSLFTSNKALKLLPGKDIGTNLGTYGIPEFGTKFVRQMLEDTKPTTFSELVRISGLSHGTDVWLGNAQELIREGKCDLSHSICARDDIMIYLISCGVEEEHSFKIMEMVRKGKGLTPEYEQEMRDNNVPDWYIESCKKIKYMFPKAHAAAYVMSAFRIAYFKVHYPEAFYIAYYTVRADDFDASVMARGEERVREEMRSINAKKKDGTVTPKEENLIPILEICIEMYARGINFVPVDLYESHATDFRQVEGGILPPLSALPGLSENDAISITEERKNGEFRNVEDLRIRTGIGKNPLNILEENGCFDDLPDTDQVSLFD, encoded by the coding sequence ATGAAACCGAAAATTGGTGTTGTGTTTCCAAAGATAACGGATAAAGATATAGCCGATTTGGAAATAGAAAAAATAAGAGTTTCAAAAAACAGAAGAAAAATAGGTATTTTGCTTGGCTCTGACACGTCCGCTTATCAGCAGGCGAAGGTCGAAAGTGAAGTAAAAAAGGCTTGTAATCTTACGGAAGTAATCGTTAGGGTTGATAACAGAATTAAACAGCAAGATAAAAATGTAATGATTTACGAAGTCGAACCCGGTCATGAGGGGACTATGCAGTCTGCATCATCAGGCCCGAAAATCAAAGGTAAAGCCAATGTTTCGGATATGCTTTACGGCAGACCAATTAATGACGATATTATATCAATTCATTCGATTAACGATAATTCGGGCAGAGTTGTATTTTCGGGTAAGGTATTTTTTGTTGAGGACAGAGATATTAAATCTAAAAAAACTGGCAAGGAATTTCACCTTATAACAATGGATATTACCGATAACGAGGACTCAATATCTGCGAAAATGTTCGTTACAAAAACGGAAGATGACGAGCCGTTTAACAAGCTTTTTTCAAAATTGAAAAAGGGAGTCAAGGGCGGCGGTATATATATCGTTGCACGCGGTAAGGCACAGTTCGACCAATATGCAGGTGAAACGATTGTGATGATTAACGACATTGCGGAAATTGAAAAACCGCCTGTTCGTATGGATGAGGCATCGGAAAAACGTGTGGAACTTCACTTGCATACACAGATGTCGGCGATGGACGCGGTTTCCTCCGTAAACGACCTTATCAACAGAGCGATTTATTGGGGACATAAAGCGATTGCCGTTACCGACCACGGAGTTGTGCAGTCGTTCCCGGACGCAATGAAAGCGTCTAACTTTAATGAAAAAATTAAAATTCTTTACGGTGTTGAGGGATATTTGATTGACGACAGCAAGAAGATTGTCTATAATGCGGAAAATCAGAATATCGACTCACCGTTTGTTGTGTTCGATATAGAAACAACAGGACTTCACAACGACAAAAACAATATCACCGAAATCGGTGCGGTAAAGGTTGTAAACGGTCAGATTGTCGATAAGTGGTCTACATTCGTTAATCCGTGTCAGCCGATACCCGAAAATATTGTGGAACTTACGGGTATTACGGACAGTATGGTGGCTGACGCACCGAAAATCGAAGAAATACTCGGTGAGTTTTTTGAGTTTTGTAAGGATTGCATACTTGTTGCACATAACGCGGCGTTCGATATAGGATTTATAAAAAAGGCGGCAGAACGTCATAATTTTGAATTTAATTTCTGCTACCTTGATACGCTTATGCTTGCAAGATGTATGTATCCCGAACTTCCGAATTTTAAACTTGATACGCTTACAAAACATCTTCACGTTATTCTTGAAAATCATCACCGTGCGGTAGATGATGCAAAGGCTACGGCTGATGTTTTCGTTAAGATGATAGAAAAACTTCGCGAAGAAGATAAGACGGAGCTTAAAACTTTCAATGATATTTTTGATTTAAGAAGTGCGTCAAAGAAAAATAAAGCGTATCACATTATCATACTTGCAAAAAATCAAATCGGTTTAAGACATATTTATGAAATGATTTCGGAATCGCATTTGAAATATTTCTTCAGAACACCGAGAATACCGCGAAGTTTGCTTGAAGAAAAACGCGAGGGACTTATACTCGGTTCGGCTTGTGAGGCTGGCGAACTTTTCAGAGCGATGATAGACGGTGACAGTGACGAGGAATTAAAGGAAATAGTTGATTTTTACGACTATCTTGAAATTCAGCCGATAGGCAATAATGCGTATATGAAAACCGATCCGAAACACCCTATGGTGAATACGGACGAAGATTTGCAAAATTTAAACAGACATATTGTTGCACTTGGCGAAAAGTATAATAAACCCGTTGTCGCAACGTGTGACGTGCATTTTATGGATATGGAGGGCGCGGATTACAGAAAAATCCTTATGAATTACAAAGGATTTTCGGACGCTGACAATCAAGCACCGCTGTATTTCAGAACAACGGAAGAAATGCTTAAAGAATTTGAGTATTTGGGCAAGGAAAAGGCGTATGAGGTTGTTGTTAAAAACACAAATCTTGTAGCCGATATGATAGAGGACGTCAGACCGATTCCTGCGAAAAAGTGTCCTCCTGTAATTGAGGGGGCGAAAGAGGGTATCATAAACGACTCGACAACGAGAGCAAAGGAAATATACGGCGATCCGCTTCCTGAAATCGTGCAGAAACGTCTTGATAAGGAACTTCATTCGATTACGACTTACGGTTTTTCGGTTATGTACAGAATTGCACAGGAGCTTGTACGTCATTCACTTGCAGACGGATATTTGGTTGGCTCACGTGGTTCTGTCGGCTCGTCGCTTGTTGCGTATTTGTCGGATATAACGGAGGTTAATTCACTTCAAGGTCACTATATTTGCCCGAATTGTAAAAACGTAGAGTTTATTGAGTCTGAAATCGGTTTGTCGGGGTGTGACTTGCCCGATAAGGTGTGTCCGAAATGCGGAACGAAGTACAGAAAAGACGGCCACGATATTCCGTTTGAAACATTCCTTGGATTTAAGGGCGATAAAGAGCCTGATATTGACCTTAACTTTTCGGGCGTGTATCAGCCGGTAATCCATAAATACACCGAAACATTCTTCGGCAAGGGTAAGGTTTTTAAAGCCGGAACAATCGGTACTGTCGCGGAAAAAACCGCATTCGGTTATGTAAAGAAGTATTGCGAGGAGAGAAATCTTGTGATGCGTAATGCGGAGATGAAACGACTTGCAAAAGGCTGTGAGGGTGTAAAACGTACGTCGGGACAGCACCCCGGCGGAATTATCGTTGTACCGTTTGAAAATGATATACATGAATTTTGCCCTGTTCAGCACCCTGCGGACGATCCTAATTCGGATATTATTACGACTCACTTTGATTACCATAAAATCGACCAAAACCTTTTAAAACTTGACGAGCTTGGACACGATGATCCGACGGTTATAAGAATGCTTGAGGATATAACGGGACTGCACGCACGGGATATTCCGATAGGCGACCCCGAAACAATGAGTTTGTTTACGTCAAATAAAGCGTTGAAATTACTTCCGGGTAAGGATATAGGTACAAATTTGGGTACATACGGAATACCTGAGTTCGGTACAAAGTTTGTACGTCAAATGCTTGAAGATACAAAGCCGACAACATTCTCTGAACTTGTAAGAATTTCGGGACTTTCGCACGGTACTGATGTGTGGCTCGGCAATGCACAGGAATTAATCAGAGAGGGCAAGTGTGACCTGTCGCACTCAATATGTGCCCGTGACGATATTATGATTTATCTTATTTCGTGCGGTGTTGAAGAAGAACATTCGTTCAAGATAATGGAAATGGTGCGTAAAGGTAAAGGCCTGACGCCTGAATATGAACAGGAAATGCGTGATAATAATGTGCCTGATTGGTATATTGAATCGTGTAAAAAAATCAAGTATATGTTCCCTAAGGCACACGCTGCCGCTTACGTTATGTCGGCATTCAGAATTGCGTATTTTAAAGTACATTATCCAGAAGCATTTTATATCGCATATTATACGGTGCGTGCGGACGATTTTGATGCATCGGTAATGGCGAGGGGAGAAGAACGCGTTCGTGAAGAAATGCGTTCAATCAACGCAAAGAAAAAGGACGGAACAGTTACTCCGAAAGAAGAAAACCTTATACCGATACTTGAAATTTGTATTGAAATGTACGCAAGAGGAATTAATTTTGTGCCTGTCGATTTGTACGAATCACACGCGACCGATTTCAGACAGGTTGAGGGCGGTATTCTTCCTCCGCTTTCCGCACTTCCGGGACTTAGCGAAAACGACGCGATAAGCATTACGGAAGAAAGAAAGAACGGCGAATTTAGAAACGTCGAAGATTTAAGAATTCGTACAGGTATAGGTAAAAATCCGCTTAATATCCTTGAAGAAAACGGCTGTTTCGATGATTTGCCGGATACCGACCAAGTGTCGTTGTTTGACTAA
- a CDS encoding serpin family protein: MKKIIPIILSLTVVMSGCTTLAEEKIKVTLDGQAMDFDVAPIIQNDRVLVPMRAIFEELHCSVDYTDIDGKQIITAKNDDNTISLEIGSNEMTVNDEKVSLDTVPVIIDDRTLVPLRAVSEALDCNVDWDGDTKTVAIAPHKYNEYYTQKLMENLPKDENYVISPFSLEMAMMMASEGAVGDTKQEITQAFDSPNTSLYSQIITDNKNKGIDIANSIWFNKDSGENAYFADDYQKKIQTDYQGTAQSVTNDDSIEKVNEWVEKQTNGKITDMLSEDNRYYVCALANAIYMKADWVNKFEKEGTYKENFTDINGDESEIDFMHQAAAFQYYENGDTKAVKLPYENGLSMVVVLGDTKNILNDIHNGKMTSKLVEVTLPKIKAEYSIDYVNILKNMGIEKAFDYQNADFSLMLENYPERIKIDFVLQKAMIDVDERGTEAAAATVALVTKSALSVDEEVIEFKADKPFTYYILDDSGNVYFAGRYVKAE; the protein is encoded by the coding sequence ATGAAAAAGATTATACCGATAATATTGTCATTGACGGTGGTAATGTCAGGGTGTACGACGTTAGCAGAGGAAAAAATAAAAGTTACGTTAGACGGTCAAGCAATGGATTTTGACGTTGCACCGATAATACAGAACGACCGTGTTCTTGTACCGATGCGTGCGATATTTGAAGAACTTCATTGCAGTGTTGATTATACCGATATTGACGGCAAGCAGATTATAACTGCGAAAAATGACGACAACACAATCAGTTTGGAAATCGGCAGTAATGAAATGACGGTTAATGACGAAAAAGTGAGTCTGGACACAGTACCTGTAATCATAGACGACCGAACACTTGTACCGCTAAGAGCGGTGTCGGAGGCGCTTGACTGTAATGTGGATTGGGATGGGGACACTAAAACCGTTGCAATAGCACCTCACAAGTACAATGAATACTACACGCAAAAACTTATGGAAAATCTGCCTAAGGACGAAAACTATGTTATATCTCCGTTTTCGCTTGAAATGGCAATGATGATGGCGTCAGAGGGGGCAGTAGGGGACACAAAACAAGAAATAACGCAAGCATTTGATTCACCGAATACAAGCCTATACAGCCAAATAATAACCGATAACAAAAATAAGGGCATTGATATAGCCAATTCAATATGGTTTAACAAGGACAGCGGGGAAAATGCTTATTTCGCCGACGACTATCAAAAGAAAATACAAACCGACTACCAAGGAACTGCTCAATCGGTTACGAACGATGACAGTATTGAAAAGGTAAATGAATGGGTAGAAAAACAGACGAACGGCAAAATAACAGATATGCTTTCGGAAGATAACAGATATTATGTATGTGCACTTGCGAATGCGATTTATATGAAAGCGGATTGGGTAAATAAATTTGAAAAAGAGGGTACATATAAAGAAAATTTCACCGATATAAACGGTGATGAATCGGAAATTGATTTTATGCACCAAGCGGCAGCTTTTCAATATTATGAGAACGGTGACACTAAAGCCGTGAAATTGCCATATGAAAACGGACTAAGTATGGTTGTTGTTTTAGGGGACACTAAAAATATTCTTAACGATATTCATAATGGGAAAATGACAAGCAAGTTGGTTGAGGTGACATTGCCGAAAATTAAAGCTGAATATTCGATAGACTACGTAAACATACTTAAAAATATGGGAATAGAAAAGGCTTTTGATTACCAAAATGCTGATTTCAGCTTAATGCTTGAAAATTACCCAGAACGTATAAAAATTGATTTTGTTCTGCAAAAAGCTATGATAGATGTTGATGAAAGGGGAACAGAAGCTGCCGCCGCAACTGTTGCGTTAGTAACTAAGTCAGCACTGTCCGTAGATGAAGAAGTTATAGAATTTAAAGCCGATAAACCGTTTACATATTACATATTGGACGATAGCGGAAATGTATATTTTGCGGGACGATATGTAAAAGCGGAATAA